The Streptomyces hundungensis genome contains the following window.
CGCCGCCCGAGCGCCGCGCCTCCGTCGTCGGGAACGTCCAGATCGGCCTGATGACCGGCATCATCGGCTCCCGTGTCATCGGCGGCCTGGTCGGCGAGGCGCTGGGCTGGCGCGCGGTGTACGTCCTGGCCGCCGCACTGACCGCGCTGACCGGTCTGGTCACGCTGCTCCTGCTGCCCAAGGAGGGGCCCCGCACGGGCATGCCGTACGGGCAGCTCCTCGCCTCCCTGCCCCGGCTGCTGCGCCAGGAGCCCGCGCTGCGACACTCCTGCGTCCTGCACGGCACGCTGTTCGGGGCCTACAGCGCGACCTGGACCACCCTGGTGCTGGTCCTCACCCAGGAGCCCTACGGCTACAGCAGCGCGACCGCCGGACTCTTCGGACTCCTCGGCCTCTCCGGCGCGTTCGCCGCTCCCTGGGCCGGCCGCTTCATCGACCGCCGCGGCCCGGGCCCCATCATCACCGCCGCGCTCGTCCTCGCACTCGTCTCGGCCGGCGCCTACGCCCTGGGCGGCAGCACCCTCGCCTTCATGATCGCGGCGGTGCTCCTGGTCAACGTGGCCGTGCAGTGGAGCCAGATCGCCAACCAGGCCCGCATCTTCAGCTATCTGCCCGAGGCCCGCAGCCGCGCCAACACCGTCTACATGGTGGCCGTCTTCCTCAGCGGCGCCATCGCGGCGGCCCTGGCCAGCGCCTGTTACGGCTCCTACGGCTGGAGCGGTGTCTGCGCCGTACAGGCCCTGCTCGCCCTCGGCGGGCTGCTCGCCCTTCCGGCCATGCGCCGCTACGACCTTCGCCACGCGGGAGCCACCGCCTGACATCCGTCAGCACTTCCGCGGCGTCCCAAGAAAGACAAGAGAGAAAGAGAAGACCGTGACCTTCCCGGCCATGCCCAAGTCCGTCCACCAGTTCTTCACCGCCTCCCAGGCGGGTGACGCCGACGCGTGGGCCGACTCCTTCGCCGAGACCGCCACCTTCCACGACCCGGTCGGTACGGACCCCCTCGAAGGACGCGAAGCCATCCGCGCCTTCATCAAGTCCGTCATCCCGAACTTCGACCCCTTCCTCGGTCTCACGCCGCTCGAGGCGCACACCGTAGGAAACTTTGTCGCCGTCTCCTGGCGCGGTGCCGCGGTTTCACTCGACGGCAAGCCCACCAACTGGTCCGGAATAAATGTCTACGAAATCGACGAAAACGGCCTGATCGCCGAGGCCAAGGCATACTTCAACAGCGCGGTGTTCGCGGCTCAGCTCTAGATGGTCACGAGGGTGGGAACGCGGCGACCTCGCTGTTCCCACCCTCGACGGCCGCCCACGACACACACATCGCCACATAGCATTTTCGATCTTTTTTCGCACTGATACCGATCAGAGAGCTGGATTGTCGGGGGACCAGCGTTGCTCGCCTCGCCACACTTCCTGGAAGGCTGAAGACACATGATCGAAACCATTATCGAAAAAACCACACCGTTATCACTCACATCGCACGGCGTACAGGTCAAACTTCTCGGTGTCCCGGAAATCCTGGTGGACGACCAACCGGTCCCGCTGCGGGGCGAAACGGCACGGAGGGTCCTGTGCCACCTCCTTCTCGCCTCACCCCGCGCGATCCCCAACCAGCGGCTCATAGAGTCGGTTTGGGGCGGTGAAGAACCTGACAGCGCCATGGAGCAGATCCGGAAGATCGTGTCGAAGTTACGGCGGGATCTGCCCGGGGGGCGCGATCTCATCACCACGGAACTCGGCGGCTATCGCATCACGTTGGCACCGGAGCAGCTGGATCTCACCGTGTGGACGAATGCGATCCAGGACGTCCATCAACTCATCGAAGCGGGCGACCATCACGCCGCTTTCGAGAAACTGTCTCTCGCGCTCGACCTCTGGCGCGGACCGGCTCTCGACGGCCTCGACGGCCAGCCTTTCGCGAATGAGGCCGTCGCGCTGCACGAGGAGCGCCTCAACGCATTGGAAACGTGGTGCCGCCTCGCCATGAATGAGCTGCCCATTTCTACGGTCATCGCGAAGATCCGCAGAGAGATCTCCCAACACCCTTTGCAGGAACGGCTGTGGGACACGTTGATGCGACTGCTGGCCGACAACGGCCGCCCGCTCGAAGCCCTCAACGAATACAGCAACTTACGCAAGGTTTTGGCCCAGTCCCTGGGCGTATCGCCGTCACCACGGCTTCAGGACACCTATCGCAGACTGGAGCTCATGGCGAACGGGGAGACGGCCCGGCCGAACCTCCGCCAGACGACCGAGCGCACGGCCGCGCCCCCACACACTCCGAAGATACCCGTGTGGATCAAAGAACTTCTGCGGGGTCAGGAACCGAACCCCGCTTATGTGTCGGACAAGTACTGGAACATCGTGCACCGCAATCAGGCGATGGCGCGCTGGTTCCCGTGGCTTCAGGGCCCCGACGCCAATCTCATGACATGGGCCCTCACCAACCCGTCCGCGAGACGGGTACTGGGTGACTGGGAAGATCACGCCGCGGTCTATCTCGGAATGATCGACCGCGCGTTGCGCCAGAACCCCGACGACGCCGCCCTGCGTTCCCTCAGTGCAACGTTGTCGGAGGCCGACTCGCTCCCCACGACGGTCCGGGACCAGCCGGTGGACGTCGCGACGCGCGAGGGCCACCACTACACCCTCAACCTCCCGCACATCACGCCCGAGCCGGTCAACGTGGTGTCCCACATCCTGACCCCCCACGGGCACGGCGAACTCCGCGTCGTGCTCCTCACCTCGCCGCAGGAACCGGCCGCCTGATCCGGCGCCCCGGGCCGCCGTCCCCCGCGGCTGCCCGGGGCGCCACTTCCCTGCCCCCTGCGGGCCCACCCCCTCGCTCAGGCGCGGGTCACGCGGGACGGCCCAGAGGGGCGGAGTGCGGTCAGGCCCGCGCCGGCTGGTTCAGCACATGCCGGCCGACTTCCCGCGAGACGATCTTGAAGCAGGAGTGCTCGTCGAGGGCGGTGTCCACGAGCACACCGTCGAACTTGCTGCGGACGATCTCGAAGGCGTCGATCCGCGCGTTGAAGAGCAGCGGGTCGACATAGTCGTCGCGCTCCGCCTCGCGCGCGTTGATCCGCTTGCGGGCCTCGATGAAGCTCACCCGGGTGAAGAACGCCACGTGCGGCGTGGGGAACTCGGAGATGATGTCCGAGACGACCCGCCACTGCGTGGGGGTGAGCCCGCTGGAGGAGATGACGGCCTCGCACAGCGCCGAGTACAGATAGCGGTCGACGATCACCGCGTATCCCGCGTCGAGCAGCGGGAGGATCTTGGTCCTGATGGTGTTGAGCCGGTCCCCGGTCACCGCCAGGAACATGGAGAAGATGTCGACCCGGCCCTCGGGCTCCGCCGTCAGCGGATCCTTCTTGTACTCCGTGAAGAGGCGGAGCTTTTTGCACTCGTTGCTGGGCAGTTTGAAGACGCGGACCCGATAGCCGTTCCTGCGCAGCGTCCCCTTGAGGCGCCTGATGCTCGTGGTCTTCCCGGACCCGTCGACGCCGGAGAAGCTGACGAGTACGCCCCGCTCGGGCTTGGGGCCGGTCGCGAGGGGGACGGGTATGTCGATCACTTGGCGCTCCGGGTGATGAGTTCCGTGATGAATTGCATGTTGCGCTGCGGGTTGAAGAGCAGCCCCTCGGACGCGTTGGGGCGATTGGCCTTGAACGAGGGGCCCATGCGCCGAAT
Protein-coding sequences here:
- a CDS encoding MFS transporter is translated as MSHSDTASAQAKAVVGRPAAPPVRPLLFLVMAICSGATVANVYLAQPLLELFARGLGISSASAGTVVTCAQFGYAGGILFLVPLGDVRRRRPLLSAMIAATTVLLLLAAAAPGLSVLAAAAALIGGVTVIPQVLVPLASELAPPERRASVVGNVQIGLMTGIIGSRVIGGLVGEALGWRAVYVLAAALTALTGLVTLLLLPKEGPRTGMPYGQLLASLPRLLRQEPALRHSCVLHGTLFGAYSATWTTLVLVLTQEPYGYSSATAGLFGLLGLSGAFAAPWAGRFIDRRGPGPIITAALVLALVSAGAYALGGSTLAFMIAAVLLVNVAVQWSQIANQARIFSYLPEARSRANTVYMVAVFLSGAIAAALASACYGSYGWSGVCAVQALLALGGLLALPAMRRYDLRHAGATA
- a CDS encoding nuclear transport factor 2 family protein, yielding MTFPAMPKSVHQFFTASQAGDADAWADSFAETATFHDPVGTDPLEGREAIRAFIKSVIPNFDPFLGLTPLEAHTVGNFVAVSWRGAAVSLDGKPTNWSGINVYEIDENGLIAEAKAYFNSAVFAAQL
- a CDS encoding BTAD domain-containing putative transcriptional regulator, with the translated sequence MIETIIEKTTPLSLTSHGVQVKLLGVPEILVDDQPVPLRGETARRVLCHLLLASPRAIPNQRLIESVWGGEEPDSAMEQIRKIVSKLRRDLPGGRDLITTELGGYRITLAPEQLDLTVWTNAIQDVHQLIEAGDHHAAFEKLSLALDLWRGPALDGLDGQPFANEAVALHEERLNALETWCRLAMNELPISTVIAKIRREISQHPLQERLWDTLMRLLADNGRPLEALNEYSNLRKVLAQSLGVSPSPRLQDTYRRLELMANGETARPNLRQTTERTAAPPHTPKIPVWIKELLRGQEPNPAYVSDKYWNIVHRNQAMARWFPWLQGPDANLMTWALTNPSARRVLGDWEDHAAVYLGMIDRALRQNPDDAALRSLSATLSEADSLPTTVRDQPVDVATREGHHYTLNLPHITPEPVNVVSHILTPHGHGELRVVLLTSPQEPAA
- a CDS encoding dTMP kinase; protein product: MIDIPVPLATGPKPERGVLVSFSGVDGSGKTTSIRRLKGTLRRNGYRVRVFKLPSNECKKLRLFTEYKKDPLTAEPEGRVDIFSMFLAVTGDRLNTIRTKILPLLDAGYAVIVDRYLYSALCEAVISSSGLTPTQWRVVSDIISEFPTPHVAFFTRVSFIEARKRINAREAERDDYVDPLLFNARIDAFEIVRSKFDGVLVDTALDEHSCFKIVSREVGRHVLNQPARA